The following proteins are co-located in the Dyadobacter chenwenxiniae genome:
- a CDS encoding metal-dependent hydrolase family protein — protein sequence MTKWFSFILAFLIVSHVNGQTSPKKAMLIRAGFVYNSEKNLFEKNQEILIVDGKIADIGPKVSAAAGTKIIDMSKHTVTPGLVDAHTHLLLSIPNSVGPDPMVVDPLVNSGTERILRGAAIAKTYLNAGFTTVRDLGNSGMFLDVTLKNAIERGYVEGPRMFVSGPILSAVGGQFEKLPHHLSDLPAKEYRIIKGVDDARQAVMEHLNAGVDVIKICSDNSPNTFLLTIEEMKAIVETAHQYGKKVTAHATFDKSIQNAILAGVDGIEHGYGISDSSLTLMAQRNVYWVPTSVSFQEGMIRVKRRSGITGKDAEAIVNSFVAPNKSAIQSAIKKGIKVIAGSDNYIDSGQPTGDQAKDVLVALRETGASVADVIRFATYNSSQILNRQGTIGTLKKGAQADISVFDGNLEQDFVKSLFQVRLVLKGGDIVFRTENE from the coding sequence ATGACTAAATGGTTTTCATTTATCCTCGCTTTCCTGATTGTAAGTCACGTCAATGGACAAACTTCGCCGAAAAAAGCAATGTTGATTCGAGCGGGATTTGTTTACAATAGTGAAAAAAACTTGTTTGAAAAAAACCAGGAAATACTAATTGTCGATGGAAAAATCGCGGACATTGGTCCGAAAGTTTCTGCCGCCGCCGGTACAAAGATAATCGATATGAGTAAGCATACGGTCACGCCCGGTTTAGTTGATGCCCATACCCATTTGTTGCTTTCCATACCTAATTCCGTAGGTCCGGATCCAATGGTTGTGGATCCGCTGGTAAATTCCGGAACTGAGCGGATTCTGCGTGGAGCTGCTATTGCTAAAACTTACCTTAATGCTGGTTTTACAACCGTTCGCGACTTAGGTAACTCAGGTATGTTCCTGGATGTGACCTTGAAGAACGCAATTGAGAGAGGTTACGTTGAAGGACCAAGAATGTTTGTATCTGGGCCAATACTGAGTGCTGTGGGTGGACAATTTGAGAAGCTGCCACATCATTTAAGCGACCTGCCAGCTAAGGAATACAGGATCATCAAAGGTGTGGATGATGCCAGACAAGCTGTAATGGAACATCTCAATGCGGGTGTAGATGTCATTAAAATCTGTTCAGACAATTCTCCCAACACTTTTCTTCTGACCATTGAAGAGATGAAGGCGATTGTTGAAACGGCGCATCAATATGGTAAAAAGGTTACAGCCCATGCAACATTTGACAAATCTATCCAGAATGCAATCTTGGCGGGCGTTGACGGGATTGAGCACGGCTACGGAATTTCAGACTCTTCACTAACCCTCATGGCGCAAAGAAACGTTTACTGGGTGCCGACATCTGTTTCATTTCAAGAAGGAATGATACGTGTAAAACGCCGAAGCGGGATAACAGGCAAGGATGCAGAAGCTATCGTCAATAGCTTCGTTGCACCTAATAAGTCAGCAATCCAGAGCGCAATAAAAAAAGGTATTAAAGTTATCGCGGGTTCCGATAATTATATCGATAGTGGTCAACCTACGGGAGATCAGGCAAAAGACGTCTTGGTCGCTCTGAGAGAAACAGGAGCAAGTGTGGCAGATGTCATTCGGTTTGCAACTTACAATTCCTCTCAAATATTGAATAGGCAGGGAACGATTGGTACACTGAAAAAGGGAGCGCAGGCTGATATCAGTGTATTTGACGGTAATTTGGAGCAAGACTTTGTAAAATCCCTATTTCAAGTGCGGCTAGTGTTAAAGGGCGGAGATATTGTGTTTAGAACTGAAAATGAATAA
- a CDS encoding AraC family transcriptional regulator encodes MYATIRVLRNIMYAARENGGNLIRLCGSLGIVPADLSNGEKRIEGVRPVIDLWTEVISSTKDPAFGLHLGLKSNPSTFGVLGYLMQSCETFGDAMKEIDRYQKTVSGWITYEFVSGKECELIFSVNPLWWHASPHTARQAIDSAMSGALSYIRILTGQRIYPVSAELTSDKVFSKAVYENVFQCALKLGSDKNRLTFSKALFGMPLVGHDESLYATFAQTLQQQYAGLAQPEKFTDRVRSTIIQDFYGKIPSLEIIAAQMNVSERSFQRKLQQEHETYRSLGMKIKHELALNLLRNTNATVHAISEVLGYTEPSAFHRAFKNWTNTSPVQKKLSLE; translated from the coding sequence ATGTACGCGACGATTCGTGTCCTGAGAAACATCATGTACGCTGCGCGCGAAAACGGTGGAAATCTCATCCGGCTGTGCGGGTCCCTGGGCATTGTGCCTGCGGACCTTAGTAATGGAGAAAAGCGGATTGAAGGAGTCAGGCCCGTGATTGATTTATGGACCGAAGTTATTTCCTCTACGAAGGATCCCGCATTTGGCTTGCACCTGGGATTAAAAAGTAATCCCTCAACGTTTGGAGTGCTCGGTTACCTGATGCAGAGCTGCGAAACCTTTGGGGATGCCATGAAAGAAATTGACCGGTATCAAAAGACCGTTTCCGGCTGGATCACCTACGAGTTTGTGTCCGGAAAAGAATGTGAGCTTATCTTCTCTGTCAATCCATTGTGGTGGCACGCCTCACCCCACACCGCCAGACAAGCGATTGATTCTGCGATGTCGGGGGCACTGAGCTATATCCGCATTCTCACCGGGCAGCGCATTTACCCCGTTTCGGCTGAATTAACTTCTGATAAGGTTTTTTCAAAAGCCGTCTACGAAAACGTATTTCAATGCGCCCTTAAGCTGGGAAGTGATAAAAACCGGTTGACTTTCAGCAAAGCGCTTTTCGGAATGCCGCTGGTCGGCCACGATGAGTCACTTTATGCTACTTTCGCCCAAACCCTGCAGCAGCAGTATGCGGGCCTGGCCCAGCCGGAAAAGTTTACAGACCGGGTCAGAAGTACAATTATTCAGGATTTTTATGGCAAAATTCCATCTCTTGAAATCATCGCCGCACAAATGAATGTGAGCGAACGGTCATTTCAAAGGAAGTTGCAGCAGGAGCATGAAACGTACCGTTCGCTGGGGATGAAGATCAAACACGAACTGGCTTTGAATCTGCTTCGCAACACCAATGCAACTGTCCATGCCATTTCCGAAGTACTGGGTTATACGGAGCCCAGTGCATTCCACCGCGCATTCAAAAACTGGACAAATACCAGCCCCGTTCAAAAAAAGCTCAGCCTCGAATAG
- a CDS encoding carboxylesterase family protein, with amino-acid sequence MKQEFYTSVFFGLGLTLVAGLFQSWLHFQAGINMYTLPSFQNWFLAMSFISLITSALLLTYYHHKNYHAAFWTGLIAGLTTFVSLFYLFLPTLYPIFRKHPDVFVFIGVSINLIYAVSLLVSGSGIRPWLKRAGIVSLMLCLAHLMALGWFMYVPAYPVNAAIDSVRQWLLLAERIVPVLFILNFLGEYPNAVKDQADTASFNRFHTAKVMLVLAGMYSLFLSLYLASENYDLSHISPKQNALAQPFEKGSYISSRGDTLLYRLLKPVNYDPGKRYPLVVALPYSCWPDNTRQIDACPMAKWLSTDENKKKYPAFVFVPRCPPQTGWGGVANTPSVAGLAIEAIVALNKTYSIDYQRRYISGVSRGGYGSWHMVGMQPQLFAAAIPVCGEGNPDQAKNMVAVSIWAFHGAKDVNVPVSGSRDIITAIKKAGGSPRYTEYPNAGHGIWENVIKTPGLLDWLFAQKQLDSAKSTKI; translated from the coding sequence ATGAAACAAGAATTCTACACCAGTGTTTTCTTTGGCTTAGGGCTCACGCTGGTAGCTGGTTTATTCCAAAGCTGGCTTCATTTCCAGGCTGGCATCAACATGTATACGTTGCCATCATTTCAAAACTGGTTTTTGGCAATGAGCTTTATCTCCCTGATTACATCCGCCCTGCTTCTTACATACTATCATCACAAAAATTATCATGCTGCTTTCTGGACCGGACTGATTGCCGGGTTAACCACATTTGTAAGCCTTTTTTATCTGTTTTTACCAACGCTGTATCCCATTTTCCGAAAGCATCCCGATGTGTTCGTATTCATTGGCGTCAGCATCAACCTGATTTATGCCGTAAGTCTGCTTGTTTCCGGATCAGGAATCAGACCTTGGTTGAAACGAGCCGGTATTGTCTCATTGATGCTTTGCCTTGCTCACTTAATGGCCCTGGGCTGGTTCATGTATGTACCAGCCTATCCAGTCAATGCTGCGATAGATTCGGTCCGGCAATGGCTCTTGCTGGCAGAGCGAATTGTCCCGGTCTTGTTTATTTTGAACTTCTTAGGTGAGTACCCCAATGCTGTTAAGGATCAGGCAGACACAGCCTCATTTAACCGATTCCATACTGCAAAAGTCATGCTGGTCCTTGCCGGCATGTATTCGCTTTTTTTGAGTCTGTATTTAGCAAGCGAAAACTACGACCTATCGCATATTTCCCCAAAGCAAAATGCGTTAGCACAACCTTTTGAAAAGGGAAGCTATATCAGCAGCCGGGGTGATACCTTACTATACCGGCTCTTAAAACCAGTCAATTACGATCCTGGAAAAAGATACCCATTGGTTGTGGCCCTGCCTTATTCATGCTGGCCCGACAACACCCGGCAGATCGATGCCTGCCCAATGGCCAAATGGTTAAGTACCGATGAAAACAAAAAGAAATATCCTGCCTTTGTCTTTGTGCCCCGGTGTCCTCCGCAGACAGGTTGGGGTGGTGTTGCCAATACGCCTTCCGTAGCCGGGCTGGCAATCGAGGCAATTGTCGCCTTAAATAAGACGTACTCTATTGATTATCAGAGACGTTACATTTCCGGTGTGTCACGTGGTGGCTACGGTTCATGGCATATGGTGGGCATGCAGCCCCAGTTATTTGCCGCCGCTATTCCTGTCTGTGGAGAAGGGAATCCTGATCAGGCCAAAAACATGGTTGCCGTTTCCATTTGGGCTTTTCATGGGGCCAAAGACGTGAATGTCCCTGTCAGCGGTTCACGCGACATAATTACTGCCATCAAGAAAGCCGGTGGAAGCCCGCGATATACGGAATACCCCAATGCAGGTCATGGCATTTGGGAAAATGTGATTAAAACCCCGGGATTATTAGATTGGCTATTTGCCCAAAAACAACTGGATTCGGCAAAATCAACCAAAATCTGA
- a CDS encoding RagB/SusD family nutrient uptake outer membrane protein, with protein sequence MNILKYIPVALILLGLSSCSEFLKEEPEAFLSEDQYYKTQTDAINAVNAVYFFLNSGGSSVQTPYNTLFNTGMNMAGDDEDPGPGATNPDVRSLSVLAHSATNLRIYEIWQQHYAAIKKANVVLEKIPAIEFDNALKERLLAEAKFLRALYYFNLVRLYGDVPLIKEYQKSVDPAGYQIAKSPSVEVYSSIEKDLIEAAAVLPASYSSPNVGRATSGAAKAILAKVYLTKASLPLNLTANYGQAIATAEQALSSADGGTGAYGYDLVPNYAEVFLPAFKNNKEHIFSAQFKSNSLNQGNNENPRAILSGIPGLNGNYAHMVRFYTHGNDKSFSIYKLYTPQDKRRAVTFVRSFTSPANGRVYALPIANPAVANDSTPFWGKWWDPASTAVTNQSAANVPIIRYAELLLIHAEAENEANGPTAKAYKSLNRVRTRAGLPNLRAGLSKDQFRDSLYLDRRLEVAYEYQRWFDLIRQKDGSGKSTFVANLHKVGKTNAADKHRLYPLPQSEIDNNKLLVQNPGFE encoded by the coding sequence ATGAATATTTTAAAATATATACCGGTAGCACTCATTTTGCTGGGTTTGTCTTCGTGCTCGGAGTTTCTCAAAGAGGAGCCGGAAGCCTTTCTTTCTGAGGACCAGTATTACAAAACCCAGACCGATGCGATCAACGCGGTCAATGCCGTTTATTTCTTTCTGAATTCGGGAGGAAGTTCTGTTCAGACGCCATATAACACCCTTTTCAATACGGGTATGAACATGGCCGGCGATGATGAGGACCCCGGACCCGGCGCTACAAACCCGGATGTGCGCTCGCTGTCGGTGCTGGCGCATTCGGCAACAAACCTGCGCATTTACGAAATCTGGCAGCAACATTATGCGGCTATCAAAAAAGCCAATGTGGTTTTGGAAAAAATACCTGCCATTGAATTTGATAATGCGTTGAAAGAACGTCTTTTGGCCGAGGCAAAATTTTTAAGGGCGCTTTATTATTTTAACCTGGTAAGGCTTTATGGTGATGTGCCGCTGATCAAGGAATATCAGAAATCGGTAGATCCGGCAGGATATCAGATAGCCAAATCACCCTCTGTGGAGGTTTACTCCAGCATCGAAAAGGATCTGATCGAAGCTGCTGCGGTTCTTCCCGCATCTTATTCGTCTCCCAATGTAGGCAGGGCCACTTCCGGGGCTGCCAAGGCCATTCTTGCCAAAGTGTATCTTACCAAAGCCTCTTTACCGCTCAATCTTACAGCGAACTACGGCCAGGCCATTGCTACGGCAGAACAAGCGCTTTCGTCCGCAGATGGGGGCACGGGGGCTTACGGATATGATCTGGTGCCAAACTATGCTGAGGTTTTCTTGCCTGCCTTTAAAAACAATAAAGAGCATATTTTTTCAGCACAGTTCAAGTCCAATTCGCTCAACCAGGGCAACAATGAGAATCCCCGCGCTATACTTTCCGGGATTCCCGGGTTGAATGGCAACTATGCGCATATGGTCCGGTTTTACACCCATGGTAATGATAAATCATTCAGTATTTACAAGCTGTACACGCCCCAGGATAAGCGCAGAGCCGTCACTTTTGTAAGAAGCTTTACGAGTCCTGCTAATGGACGCGTATATGCGCTGCCAATCGCTAACCCTGCCGTGGCCAATGACTCTACGCCGTTCTGGGGCAAATGGTGGGACCCGGCTTCTACTGCGGTTACGAACCAATCGGCTGCCAATGTGCCCATTATCCGTTACGCAGAGCTCCTGCTGATCCATGCCGAAGCAGAAAATGAAGCCAACGGACCTACTGCAAAGGCTTACAAATCGCTCAACAGGGTGCGCACAAGAGCCGGTCTGCCCAATCTGAGGGCAGGGCTTAGCAAAGACCAGTTCCGCGACTCGCTGTATCTGGACCGCCGTCTGGAAGTGGCTTACGAATATCAAAGATGGTTTGATCTGATACGTCAGAAAGATGGAAGCGGCAAATCCACATTTGTGGCCAATCTGCATAAGGTCGGCAAAACCAACGCTGCCGACAAACACAGGCTTTACCCGCTTCCGCAGTCAGAAATCGACAACAACAAATTGCTCGTTCAAAATCCGGGCTTTGAATAA
- a CDS encoding SusC/RagA family TonB-linked outer membrane protein has protein sequence MIIKNLRLILLLGALAFTGTWVQGQDVISGIVKDETGQGLPGATVVEKGSSKYVQTDLDGKFSIPAAKEFPFTIQVNITGFQQQEIEIYELPTELVEIVLKTANLLDEVVVIGYGEQKRKDITGSIASVPLEIKSQPVASVERLLQGSVAGAVVTQTSGQPGGGVSVQIRGNNSITAGSDPLYVIDGFPINNDYSLADAGVTDGSKINPLSSLSTADVESIDVLKDASATAIYGSRGANGVVIITTKSGSKDKSSIHYDAFYGTQEVIRTIPLLNAGQWWALRKDAAANSGKTVSIPNISGYSLDTTGVGTDWQDAAFRKASQQSHNLSILSGSEKTRLAVSGNYFKQNGILQNTDFRRYSARVNLDHNYNDRFRIFASLNASNTKANVAPNAIVGNLLQTPPALPIYQDNGSFVVNSPFESALQNPINSLYNQLNETITNRFLGNISGEYTIADGLKAKVLIGADVVGNKQNRYLPSTTAEGQALSGNALVGSIFTNNWLNENTLSYDKDINDKNRINAVVGFTAQKSQSKGAIAEAAGFATDAFEYNNLATGITNIAPRSLASAWSLASYLGRINYIFDDRYLFTFTLRADGSSRFGEGNKWGYFPSAAFGWNLNNEKFFQQFKKISLLKLRVSAGSTGNQSIPPYQSLSQLAYFRYNFSNTTISGYAPNTVPNPNLGWEKTFQVDAGIDLGLFKNRISIIADYYYKRTTDLLLTRTVAGTSGLSDFYNGQASVVYQNIGEVSNQGIELYINSQNTTGAFKWNTIFIFAKNTNKILNLGENVNQIIPVISAPSIAKVGSPLGSFIVYKTDGIIQQGDAALTPQQNKSPGGQKYKDINGDGVITQAGDRVVIDNQPGFTTGLTNTFNYKGFDLTVFFQASIGGKLYNANRANLELGTGYVNASQVMLDRWTPANTNTDVKAAFQDPAITISDRFIEDATYYRLKNLSFGYNLPKFLLSKAGIDGLRIYFSAQNLVTWTDYTGYDPEVSLNGQSLINKGVDQGVYPNNKSYQVGLSLSF, from the coding sequence ATGATCATTAAAAATTTACGCCTGATCCTGTTATTGGGCGCCCTGGCCTTTACCGGCACGTGGGTCCAAGGGCAAGACGTTATCAGCGGTATTGTCAAGGATGAGACCGGACAAGGACTGCCCGGCGCGACTGTTGTTGAAAAAGGAAGTTCCAAATATGTGCAAACCGACCTGGATGGAAAGTTCAGCATCCCTGCGGCAAAGGAATTTCCATTTACCATTCAGGTCAACATTACAGGGTTTCAGCAGCAGGAAATCGAGATTTACGAGCTGCCCACGGAGCTGGTTGAAATTGTACTTAAAACGGCCAACCTGCTGGATGAAGTGGTGGTGATTGGCTATGGCGAGCAAAAGCGTAAGGACATTACGGGTTCGATTGCCTCTGTTCCACTTGAAATAAAAAGCCAGCCGGTGGCCTCTGTCGAGCGGCTGCTTCAAGGCTCTGTTGCCGGCGCAGTCGTTACCCAGACTTCGGGGCAACCCGGCGGGGGCGTCAGCGTGCAGATCAGGGGAAACAACTCCATTACGGCCGGAAGCGACCCGTTGTATGTGATCGATGGTTTTCCGATCAACAACGATTACAGCCTTGCCGACGCGGGCGTAACCGATGGCTCAAAGATCAATCCCTTATCGTCGCTGAGCACGGCGGACGTTGAAAGTATCGATGTGCTTAAGGATGCTTCGGCAACGGCCATTTACGGTTCGCGCGGGGCAAACGGCGTAGTCATTATCACCACCAAAAGCGGCTCGAAAGACAAATCATCCATTCATTACGATGCTTTTTACGGCACCCAGGAAGTTATCCGCACGATCCCGCTTTTAAATGCCGGACAATGGTGGGCGCTACGCAAGGATGCTGCCGCCAATTCGGGTAAAACCGTTTCTATTCCCAATATCAGCGGATACTCCCTGGATACAACCGGGGTGGGAACCGACTGGCAGGATGCTGCATTCAGAAAAGCCTCTCAGCAAAGTCATAACCTGTCGATTCTTTCAGGCTCGGAAAAAACCAGGCTTGCCGTTTCAGGAAACTATTTCAAACAAAATGGTATCCTGCAAAACACGGATTTCAGAAGGTATTCGGCCAGGGTAAATCTGGATCACAACTATAATGACCGTTTCCGGATTTTTGCCAGCTTGAATGCCAGCAACACCAAGGCTAATGTGGCTCCCAATGCCATTGTGGGCAATTTGCTGCAAACCCCGCCTGCATTGCCTATCTATCAGGATAATGGCAGCTTTGTCGTAAACAGCCCTTTTGAATCGGCGCTTCAAAACCCGATCAACTCCCTTTATAATCAGCTCAACGAGACCATTACCAACCGGTTTTTGGGTAACATTTCAGGGGAATACACCATTGCCGACGGTTTGAAGGCCAAGGTGCTCATTGGCGCCGACGTGGTTGGCAACAAGCAAAACCGCTATCTGCCAAGCACCACAGCCGAGGGGCAGGCATTAAGCGGCAACGCGCTGGTGGGTTCGATTTTTACGAATAACTGGCTCAATGAAAACACGCTGAGCTATGATAAGGACATTAATGATAAAAACAGGATCAATGCCGTGGTGGGTTTTACGGCGCAAAAATCGCAGTCGAAAGGAGCCATCGCAGAGGCTGCCGGGTTTGCAACCGATGCATTTGAATACAATAACCTTGCAACCGGGATCACCAACATTGCCCCGCGCTCACTGGCCAGCGCCTGGTCACTGGCCTCTTACCTGGGCCGCATCAACTATATTTTCGACGACCGTTACCTGTTCACTTTCACGCTTCGTGCCGACGGGTCCTCGCGTTTTGGTGAGGGAAACAAATGGGGATATTTCCCATCGGCAGCCTTTGGGTGGAATTTGAATAATGAAAAATTCTTTCAGCAATTCAAAAAAATCAGCCTGCTCAAACTTAGGGTCAGCGCCGGCTCGACGGGTAACCAAAGCATTCCCCCTTATCAATCCTTATCGCAGCTGGCTTACTTCCGTTACAACTTTTCCAACACCACCATTTCGGGTTATGCGCCCAATACGGTGCCTAACCCCAACCTGGGCTGGGAAAAAACGTTTCAGGTTGATGCCGGGATTGACCTGGGCCTCTTTAAAAACCGCATCAGCATTATTGCCGATTATTACTACAAAAGAACAACGGACCTGCTGCTGACCAGGACCGTGGCAGGAACCTCGGGGCTTTCGGATTTCTATAACGGCCAGGCTTCTGTGGTATATCAGAACATTGGTGAAGTGAGTAACCAGGGTATTGAGTTGTATATCAATTCGCAAAACACCACGGGCGCTTTCAAGTGGAACACCATTTTTATTTTTGCTAAAAACACTAACAAGATCCTGAACCTGGGTGAAAATGTAAATCAGATCATCCCTGTTATATCGGCGCCTTCCATTGCAAAAGTAGGCTCTCCGCTGGGTTCTTTTATTGTCTACAAAACTGATGGCATCATTCAGCAGGGTGACGCGGCCCTGACCCCGCAGCAGAACAAAAGTCCGGGCGGCCAAAAATACAAGGATATCAACGGCGACGGCGTCATCACGCAAGCCGGCGACAGGGTTGTTATTGACAATCAGCCCGGTTTTACCACGGGCCTTACCAACACATTTAATTACAAAGGCTTTGATCTGACCGTATTTTTCCAGGCCTCCATCGGAGGTAAGCTTTATAATGCCAACCGCGCTAACCTGGAACTGGGAACAGGTTATGTGAATGCCTCCCAGGTCATGCTCGACCGCTGGACGCCGGCCAATACCAACACCGATGTGAAGGCAGCATTTCAGGATCCAGCCATTACAATCTCTGACCGATTCATTGAAGATGCCACTTATTACCGGCTTAAAAACCTGTCTTTTGGCTATAACCTGCCCAAATTCTTGCTTTCGAAAGCGGGCATCGATGGCTTGCGCATCTACTTTTCTGCGCAAAACCTGGTTACCTGGACCGATTACACGGGATACGACCCGGAGGTAAGTCTTAACGGTCAGTCGCTGATCAACAAGGGCGTGGATCAAGGTGTGTATCCAAACAACAAATCCTACCAGGTTGGTCTGTCTTTGTCATTTTAA
- a CDS encoding c-type cytochrome, whose amino-acid sequence MKKRWKVTGRALLVLSLIVGVFLIYIQFSYRQKYDVPQTGIVASRDSAVIARGEYLVMGVGHCWNCHAPDGETNLQTGSRIGMSGGLPFKLPFGTVYSANITSDTLTGIGGYSDEMLARTLRYSVRHDNTALIPFMAYNGMSDADIRAVISYLRTIKPIRNQVPKTHLNMAGKIVARFVLKPVVADPPAPKAITRDTSIAYGKYLATAVGNCVSCHTNRDKNTGAFVGSKFAGGYQMKSKTGVFVTPNLTPDPKTGVIASWKPSDFVRRFRAGAVRPHTPMPWKSFQSLSENDLKALYYFLHSLEPVNNNQVNP is encoded by the coding sequence ATGAAAAAAAGATGGAAGGTGACCGGCAGAGCGTTGCTGGTGTTATCTCTGATAGTCGGCGTGTTTCTGATTTACATTCAATTCAGTTACAGGCAAAAATACGATGTACCCCAAACCGGCATTGTTGCCAGCCGGGACTCTGCTGTGATCGCCAGGGGCGAGTACCTGGTAATGGGCGTTGGCCACTGCTGGAACTGCCATGCACCCGACGGGGAAACCAATCTGCAAACCGGCTCGCGCATCGGTATGTCCGGCGGACTGCCCTTCAAGCTTCCATTCGGCACAGTTTACTCTGCTAATATCACATCCGATACGCTTACGGGCATTGGCGGCTATTCGGATGAAATGCTGGCTCGAACATTACGCTACTCTGTCAGGCACGACAATACCGCGCTCATACCCTTCATGGCCTATAATGGCATGAGCGATGCAGATATCCGGGCGGTGATTTCGTATCTACGAACCATCAAACCCATCCGTAACCAGGTGCCAAAAACGCATTTAAATATGGCTGGAAAGATTGTCGCGCGATTCGTTTTGAAACCGGTAGTGGCAGACCCGCCTGCTCCCAAGGCCATTACCCGCGACACCTCGATCGCTTACGGGAAATACCTGGCCACGGCAGTCGGTAACTGCGTAAGCTGCCATACAAATCGGGACAAAAACACGGGTGCCTTTGTGGGAAGTAAGTTTGCGGGTGGTTATCAAATGAAGTCCAAAACCGGGGTCTTTGTCACGCCCAACCTCACGCCTGACCCGAAAACCGGGGTTATTGCATCCTGGAAACCATCTGATTTCGTACGACGCTTCCGCGCAGGCGCCGTCCGGCCCCACACACCTATGCCCTGGAAATCGTTCCAATCCCTCAGTGAAAACGACCTGAAAGCCCTCTACTATTTTCTCCATTCTCTTGAACCTGTAAACAATAATCAAGTCAATCCATAG